The stretch of DNA GAATCATGCGGGACGTGCGTGCGCAAGAGGGTTCGGCGGACTACTGCTCGCTGTCGCGGTAAATCGCCGCGTAGCGCTCGTGCTGCTCGGCGCGCAGCTTCGCCTTCGCCTCTTCGCGCGTCCGCCGGGCTGCGCCCAGCGGATATCCCTGCTTGTGCGCCCGGTGTTCGACGGTGAACTCGGCGTAGGCCAGCGAGTACCACAGCCCGAGGATCACCCCGCCCAGCAACGCCATCGCCTTGATCCACAACGGGCCGGGCATCAGCAGGAACAGCAGGCCCGGGGAGAGCTGCACGAGGCTGCGCAACGCGTGCCGCACCATCCACGTGCGGGCGCTGACGTCGTGCAACACCCACTCGGAATACCGCTGCGGCAACCGGCCGCCGTAGGCGTACCAGATCCACAGCACCGGGTTGGGCCGAACCCGCTTCGACGCACCCATCGCGCACCGCTCCCATCGCACCGGCGGGCCGAGCCCGGCAGCGCCGTCGAAGGCGCTGCCGCCGTCGAAGGCACTAATCGTTAATGCACTAATGTTCTGCGTGCGATGCTAACGTGGTGATCGGCGAGCAGGAAGGACGGTGCCGCATGGAGCAGGTCGACCTGGGCGAGGATCCCCTCGCGCTCGATCGGCAGGTCTGCTTCGCGCTGTCGGTCGCCTCCCGCAGCGTCATCGCGCTGTACCGGCCGCTGCTCGAACCGCTCAACCTGACCCATCCGCAATACCTCGTCATGCTCGCGCTGTGGGAGTCCTCCCCGCGCTCGGTCAAAGACCTCAGCAACACCTTGCAGGCCGACTCGGCAACGTTGTCCCCGCTGCTCAAGCGGCTGGAGACGGTCGGGTACCTCACCCGCAGGCGCAGCGCGGACGACGAGCGGCTGCTGACCGCGGAACTCACCGACGCCGGGCGGGCGCTGCGCGCGAAGGCGGAGGAAATCCCGTACCGGGTGGTCGAGCAGCTCGGCATGGACGTCTCCGAGCTGGAGGCGCTGAACGGCTCCCTGCACCGGGTCATCGACGCCGCGCACCGCAGCCGAGCAGTGTGAGCCGCGTCGGAGTCGGGCCGATCGACGGCGCCCCGGCTATATGCTCGGCCGGATGAACGCGCCGACTCCCTTGCCGAAGGCCGAACTGCACGTGCACATCGAGGGCACCCTCGAACCGGAGATGGTCTTCGAGCTGGCGCGGCGCAACGACATCGCGCTGCCGCACGCCTCGGTCGAGCAGCTGCGCGCGAAGTACCGCTTCAGCGATCTCCAGTCGTTCCTGGACATCTACTACGCGAACATGGCGGTGCTGCGCACCGAAGCCGACTTCCGCGATCTGGCGGCGGCCTACCTGCGCCGATGCGCCGAAGATGGGGTGCGGCACGCCGAGATCTTCTTCGATCCGCAGGCGCACACCAAACGGGGCGTGCCGGTGCGCACCGTGATCGAAGGGCTCACCGGCGCCATCGCCGACAGCGACGTGTCCGCCGAGTTGATCCTGTGCTTCCTGCGCGACGAGTCCGCCGAGTCGGCCGAGCAGGTGCTGCGCGCGGCCGAGCCCCACCTGGACCGGATCATCGGCGTGGGGCTGGACTCGGCCGAGGTCGGGCACCCGCCGTCGAAGTTCACCGAGGTCTTCCGCCGCGCCCGCGCGCTCGGGCTGCGCGCGGTCGCGCACGCGGGCGAGGAAGGCCCGCCGGAGTACGTGACCGAAGCGCTGGACCTGCTCGGCGCCGAGCGCATCGACCACGGCATCCGCGCGCTGGAAGATCCGGAGCTGGTGGCGCGGCTGCGGCGGGACCGGGTGCCGCTGACGGTGTGCCCGCTGTCGAACGTCCGGCTCGGCTGCTTCCCCGGCCTGGAGGTGCACACCTTGCCGCGGCTGCTGGCCGAGGACCTGCTGGTGACGATCAACTCGGACGACCCGGCGTACTTCGGCGGTCACGTCGGGGAGAACTTCGCCGCGGTGCAGCGGGAATTGGGCGTGGACGGCGAGCAGCTGCGCGGGCTGGCCGCGAACTCGTTCACCGCGTCCTTCCTCGACGAGCCGCGCAAAGCCGCATACCTGGCCGAGGTCGCCGCCTGCTCAGTGGAGTGACCGGGCCGCGCGGGAAACCCGGCGGGCCGGTCGGCGACAATTCGTGCCTCCGAAGGCGCGCTTTCCGGAACCGGCCAGAAGGCACCGCCGCAGAGCCCGGCCGGTTGGATCCGGGCCAGTCGACGATCCCGCGCACCGTCGAATCATTCGTAAACGCACGTCACCAGGTCTTGATCCCAGATGAGGTTCGGCGGGCAGTTGCTTTTGTACGGAACTCCCTTGTCGCACGCGTAGAAGGCATTGGGATCGCTGTCATCCGGCAGGTACGTCGGCAACGGGCCGTCCTTCTGCGGGCACTCCCCCACCGGCGCTCGTTCCGTGAGCTGCGTGGGTTCCCGTGGTGCGCTCTCGGCCGCAGCCGTGCTGAACGGAACGAAAGCGAGCAGCCCGACCGCCGTCGCCGTCAATATCCAGCGGCCGCGCGCTCCTGAACCGACCATCTCGGCCTCCTCCGATGTTTTCGCGGTAGCTACCGCGGTTCCGGCCGAGCGTATTGCGCCGACGATCTTCGATTCAAGCGTCCAGCAGTCGAAGCTACGAACGAGTGATCTTCATTGCGGGGTATTGCGAAGACTCAGATCGGTCGATCGGTTCCGACATCGGCCTGCCGGTCACGTGGTGCCACCGCCGCGACTTCACTGCGCCCGCCGAGCAGGCGGGGCCGGCGCTGCGGCGGAGTTGTGCCCACCCGCGCCGACCCGGGCTGAGGTACGCGCGCCACCCGGGCCTTGCGGCCCCGGTCCGGTCCGCGGCCGGGGATCCGGCGGGCGGCGACCTCGCCCGCTACCGCCCCGAGCGGCTCGCTTCCCCGGTCGTAGCCGGTGCCGCCGATGC from Saccharopolyspora sp. SCSIO 74807 encodes:
- a CDS encoding DUF5313 family protein; protein product: MGASKRVRPNPVLWIWYAYGGRLPQRYSEWVLHDVSARTWMVRHALRSLVQLSPGLLFLLMPGPLWIKAMALLGGVILGLWYSLAYAEFTVEHRAHKQGYPLGAARRTREEAKAKLRAEQHERYAAIYRDSEQ
- a CDS encoding MarR family winged helix-turn-helix transcriptional regulator is translated as MEQVDLGEDPLALDRQVCFALSVASRSVIALYRPLLEPLNLTHPQYLVMLALWESSPRSVKDLSNTLQADSATLSPLLKRLETVGYLTRRRSADDERLLTAELTDAGRALRAKAEEIPYRVVEQLGMDVSELEALNGSLHRVIDAAHRSRAV
- a CDS encoding adenosine deaminase, with the translated sequence MNAPTPLPKAELHVHIEGTLEPEMVFELARRNDIALPHASVEQLRAKYRFSDLQSFLDIYYANMAVLRTEADFRDLAAAYLRRCAEDGVRHAEIFFDPQAHTKRGVPVRTVIEGLTGAIADSDVSAELILCFLRDESAESAEQVLRAAEPHLDRIIGVGLDSAEVGHPPSKFTEVFRRARALGLRAVAHAGEEGPPEYVTEALDLLGAERIDHGIRALEDPELVARLRRDRVPLTVCPLSNVRLGCFPGLEVHTLPRLLAEDLLVTINSDDPAYFGGHVGENFAAVQRELGVDGEQLRGLAANSFTASFLDEPRKAAYLAEVAACSVE
- a CDS encoding carbohydrate-binding module family 14 protein, with amino-acid sequence MVGSGARGRWILTATAVGLLAFVPFSTAAAESAPREPTQLTERAPVGECPQKDGPLPTYLPDDSDPNAFYACDKGVPYKSNCPPNLIWDQDLVTCVYE